One window from the genome of Enterobacter asburiae encodes:
- a CDS encoding YchO/YchP family invasin: MAVSSRIRLLLLLPLLTAGAVHGAPNSFIQQAQHPFDNNGDSLPDLGMAVPTGEGEKHLAEMAKAFGEASMTDNGLTTGEQARQFAFGQVRDAVSGEVNQQIESWLSPWGNASVNLLVDNDGKFNGSSGSWFIPWNDNNRYLSWSQLGLTQQTDGLVSNAGIGQRWVAGKWLLGYNTFYDNLLDENLQRAGLGAEAWGENLRLSANYYQPFAGWRDRSDVQEQRMARGYDVTAKAWLPWFHHLNTSVSFEQYFGDNVDLFKSGTGYHNPVAVNLGLNYTPVPLVTLTAAHKQGESGASQNNLGLKLNYRFGVPLVKQLSASEVAATRSLRGSRYDSPERNSLPVMEFRQRKTLSVWLATPPWDLKGGETVMLKLQVRSTNGIRQIHWQGDTQALSLTSPTKSNSSDGWSVIMPAWDDREGATNRWHLSAVVEDEKGQRVSSNEIALTVVQPLVALPDNDPRWKLLPEE, from the coding sequence ATGGCTGTATCGTCCCGCATTCGTTTGCTGTTATTACTCCCCCTTCTTACGGCAGGAGCCGTTCACGGTGCGCCGAATTCCTTTATCCAGCAGGCACAACATCCCTTCGATAACAATGGGGATAGTTTGCCTGACCTCGGCATGGCGGTACCAACGGGCGAGGGGGAGAAGCATCTGGCCGAAATGGCGAAAGCCTTCGGTGAAGCCAGCATGACCGATAACGGCCTTACAACGGGCGAGCAGGCGCGTCAGTTTGCGTTTGGTCAGGTGCGCGACGCGGTGAGCGGCGAAGTGAACCAGCAGATTGAATCCTGGCTTTCGCCCTGGGGGAACGCCAGCGTGAACTTGCTGGTAGATAACGATGGCAAATTTAACGGCAGCAGCGGGAGCTGGTTTATTCCCTGGAACGATAACAACCGTTATCTGAGCTGGAGCCAGCTTGGCCTGACCCAGCAGACGGATGGGCTGGTGAGTAACGCTGGAATCGGTCAGCGCTGGGTCGCCGGAAAATGGCTGCTGGGTTACAACACCTTTTACGATAACCTCCTGGATGAAAACCTGCAGCGTGCCGGACTGGGTGCGGAAGCGTGGGGGGAAAATCTGCGCCTGTCAGCTAACTATTATCAGCCCTTTGCCGGCTGGCGCGATCGCTCCGACGTCCAGGAGCAGCGCATGGCGCGCGGATATGACGTCACCGCTAAAGCCTGGCTGCCGTGGTTCCATCATCTCAATACCAGCGTCAGCTTCGAGCAATACTTTGGCGATAACGTCGACCTCTTCAAGAGCGGAACCGGCTATCACAACCCGGTAGCGGTGAATCTGGGGCTTAACTATACCCCCGTTCCGCTGGTCACCTTGACCGCCGCGCATAAGCAGGGCGAAAGTGGCGCGAGCCAGAATAACCTCGGACTGAAGCTCAACTATCGCTTTGGCGTGCCGCTGGTTAAGCAGCTTTCCGCCAGTGAAGTCGCCGCCACGCGCTCCCTGCGCGGAAGCCGCTATGACTCGCCGGAGCGCAATAGCCTGCCGGTGATGGAGTTCCGCCAGCGTAAAACGCTGTCCGTGTGGCTGGCAACGCCGCCGTGGGATTTGAAAGGGGGCGAGACCGTTATGCTGAAGCTGCAGGTTCGCAGCACGAACGGTATTCGTCAGATCCACTGGCAGGGGGATACGCAGGCGCTGAGCCTGACGTCGCCGACTAAAAGCAACAGCAGCGACGGCTGGAGCGTGATTATGCCTGCCTGGGATGACCGCGAAGGGGCGACAAACCGCTGGCACCTGTCGGCGGTGGTGGAAGATGAGAAAGGCCAGCGCGTCTCG
- a CDS encoding nitrate reductase: protein MTETRTTCPYCGVGCGVVARVEDEAVSVRGDETHPANLGRLCVKGSALGETTGLQGRLLRPVVDGLEVDWAQALNAAGERLKDIIDKWGPQAVAFYASGQLLTEDYYVANKLMKGFIGAANIDTNSRLCMSSAVVGYKRAFGEDVVPCSYEDVENSDLVVLVGSNAAWTHPVLYQRLVQAKHNNPQMKVVVIDPRRTATCDIADLHLALAPGSDAGLFVGLLNLIQGTDEWPVERVAAFCGLSPQDVGTFYDWFMTAPRAITLYTMGINQSSSGSDKCSAIINVHLASGKFNRSGCGPFSLTGQPNAMGGREVGGLANQLAAHMNFEPDDLSRVARFWGTERLAQTPGLMAVELFDAIARGEVKVVWIMGTNPAVSLPDSHAVCQALASCPLVIVSEVMNDTDTSRFAHIRFPALGWGEKDGTVTNSERRISRQRAFLPAPGEAKPDWWIVAQVAKRLGYDEAFAWQHPHEIFCEHAALTAFENDGARALNLHDLAALTREEWERLEPWQWPTGDFPRRNIVPVNPLPHGATVSALYPLILNSGRIRDQWHTMTRTGYVARLMQHIAEPFVEVCPADAVRFSLCDGQLARISSPRGVMVARVRISDGQREGNAFVPMHWNTEFARQGKVNALVEGRCDPVSGQPESKQTAVRIMPWQPAWQGELYAREWPEMPSSVNWWRKASRLTVACDKPLLPWLMDYASGRGWQLQVAQAGERSSVLAWHEGQLMLGFWEGTALPALAHAVIEAAFHSPPVLPTERHALLNGQSVGKVADPGRIICSCFSVGEKAIREAIAGGCDSVSALGVKLRCGTNCGSCVPELKGLFQDNPEMSARTVFQGLSR, encoded by the coding sequence ATGACGGAAACCCGGACAACGTGCCCCTATTGCGGGGTCGGTTGCGGCGTGGTCGCCCGCGTGGAAGATGAAGCGGTCAGCGTTCGGGGAGATGAAACCCATCCTGCGAACCTGGGTCGCCTGTGCGTGAAAGGATCGGCCCTGGGGGAGACGACGGGATTACAGGGGCGGCTTTTGCGCCCGGTCGTTGACGGCCTTGAAGTGGACTGGGCGCAGGCGCTGAACGCGGCAGGCGAGCGCCTCAAGGATATTATCGACAAATGGGGGCCGCAGGCGGTAGCGTTTTACGCGTCCGGGCAATTGCTTACCGAGGACTATTACGTCGCCAATAAGCTGATGAAAGGGTTTATCGGCGCGGCGAACATTGATACCAACTCCCGGCTCTGCATGTCATCGGCGGTCGTTGGCTATAAACGCGCCTTCGGTGAAGACGTCGTGCCTTGCAGCTACGAGGATGTGGAAAACAGCGATCTGGTGGTGCTGGTGGGATCAAACGCGGCCTGGACGCATCCGGTGCTGTATCAGCGGCTGGTGCAGGCAAAGCACAACAATCCGCAGATGAAAGTAGTAGTAATCGATCCGCGCAGAACCGCCACCTGTGATATTGCTGACCTGCATCTGGCGCTTGCGCCGGGGAGCGATGCCGGATTATTTGTCGGCCTGCTGAACCTGATTCAGGGAACGGATGAGTGGCCCGTTGAGCGCGTGGCGGCGTTTTGCGGCCTCTCGCCTCAGGATGTTGGCACGTTTTACGACTGGTTTATGACGGCACCCCGGGCCATCACGCTCTACACCATGGGAATCAACCAGTCCTCCAGCGGCAGCGACAAGTGCAGCGCCATCATTAACGTTCACCTTGCTAGCGGGAAATTTAACCGTTCGGGCTGCGGCCCGTTTTCGCTGACCGGACAGCCTAACGCGATGGGCGGAAGGGAAGTGGGCGGGCTGGCAAATCAGCTGGCGGCGCACATGAACTTTGAGCCGGACGATCTTTCGCGGGTGGCGCGTTTCTGGGGAACGGAACGGCTGGCGCAAACCCCGGGACTGATGGCGGTGGAGCTGTTTGACGCCATTGCTCGCGGCGAGGTGAAGGTGGTGTGGATCATGGGCACCAATCCTGCCGTCTCGCTGCCGGACAGCCACGCGGTGTGTCAGGCGCTGGCGAGCTGCCCGCTGGTCATTGTCTCTGAGGTGATGAACGATACCGACACCAGCCGGTTCGCCCATATCCGTTTTCCGGCACTGGGCTGGGGAGAAAAAGACGGCACGGTGACCAATTCTGAGCGGCGCATTTCGCGCCAGCGCGCGTTTCTGCCCGCGCCGGGTGAGGCAAAGCCAGACTGGTGGATCGTCGCGCAGGTTGCAAAACGGCTGGGCTACGACGAGGCCTTTGCCTGGCAACATCCGCACGAGATTTTTTGCGAGCATGCGGCGCTGACGGCCTTCGAAAATGACGGCGCGCGGGCGTTAAACCTTCATGACCTGGCTGCGCTAACCCGTGAGGAGTGGGAGCGGCTTGAGCCCTGGCAGTGGCCGACGGGGGATTTTCCGCGCCGAAACATTGTTCCCGTTAACCCTCTACCGCACGGTGCGACGGTCAGCGCGTTATACCCGCTGATTCTCAACTCGGGGCGCATCCGCGATCAGTGGCATACCATGACGCGAACAGGGTATGTGGCCAGGCTGATGCAGCATATCGCCGAACCGTTTGTTGAGGTTTGCCCCGCGGACGCCGTTCGGTTTTCCCTGTGCGACGGCCAGCTGGCGCGCATCAGCTCGCCGCGAGGCGTCATGGTGGCAAGAGTGCGCATCAGCGACGGCCAGCGTGAAGGGAACGCTTTTGTCCCGATGCACTGGAACACTGAGTTTGCCCGCCAGGGAAAGGTGAATGCGCTGGTGGAAGGGCGCTGCGATCCGGTTTCGGGCCAGCCGGAGAGTAAACAAACCGCCGTCAGAATCATGCCCTGGCAGCCCGCCTGGCAGGGGGAACTCTATGCTCGTGAATGGCCAGAAATGCCCTCTTCGGTTAACTGGTGGCGTAAAGCTTCACGCCTGACGGTGGCGTGCGATAAACCGCTGCTGCCGTGGCTAATGGATTACGCCAGCGGCCGGGGCTGGCAGCTGCAGGTTGCTCAAGCCGGTGAACGCAGCAGCGTGCTGGCCTGGCATGAAGGCCAGTTGATGCTGGGTTTCTGGGAAGGTACCGCGTTACCGGCGCTGGCGCATGCGGTGATTGAAGCCGCTTTTCATTCACCACCCGTGCTGCCCACAGAACGCCACGCCTTGTTGAACGGGCAGAGCGTCGGGAAGGTGGCGGATCCGGGACGCATTATCTGCAGCTGTTTCAGCGTCGGGGAAAAGGCGATACGGGAGGCTATTGCCGGAGGGTGTGACTCCGTCAGCGCGCTGGGGGTGAAGCTGCGCTGTGGTACGAACTGCGGCTCCTGCGTGCCGGAGCTGAAAGGGCTGTTTCAGGATAATCCTGAAATGTCCGCCAGGACTGTATTTCAAGGCTTATCGCGTTAA
- a CDS encoding ABC transporter ATP-binding protein → MKPLIQVQAVSQRFSTASGEFLALQNVSFDIHEGETVSLIGHSGCGKSTLLNLIAGITLPTEGGLICDNREIAGPGPERAVVFQNHSLLPWLTCFDNVALAVDHVFRHSMSKVERREWIEHNLDRVQMGHALYKRPGEISGGMKQRVGIARALAMKPKVLLMDEPFGALDALTRAHLQDSVMQIQQALNTTIVLITHDVDEAVLLSDRVLMMTNGPAATVGEILRVDLPRPRNRVQLADDSRYHHMRQQILHFLYEKQPKAA, encoded by the coding sequence ATGAAACCATTAATTCAGGTCCAGGCCGTGAGCCAGCGTTTTTCCACCGCCAGCGGCGAGTTTCTTGCGCTGCAAAACGTCTCTTTTGATATCCACGAGGGCGAAACCGTCAGTCTGATTGGGCACTCCGGCTGCGGCAAATCGACGCTGCTGAACCTTATCGCTGGGATCACGCTGCCGACGGAAGGCGGGCTGATTTGCGACAACCGCGAAATCGCCGGGCCGGGTCCGGAGCGCGCGGTGGTGTTCCAGAACCATTCCCTGCTGCCGTGGCTCACCTGCTTCGACAACGTGGCCCTGGCGGTCGATCACGTGTTTCGCCACAGCATGAGCAAGGTGGAACGCAGAGAGTGGATTGAGCACAACCTCGACCGCGTGCAGATGGGGCACGCCCTGTATAAGCGCCCGGGGGAGATTTCCGGCGGCATGAAGCAGCGCGTCGGGATTGCCCGCGCGCTGGCGATGAAGCCGAAAGTCTTGCTGATGGATGAACCCTTCGGCGCGCTCGACGCCCTGACGCGCGCCCATCTGCAGGACTCGGTGATGCAGATCCAGCAGGCGCTGAACACCACCATCGTGCTCATTACCCACGACGTGGACGAGGCGGTGCTGCTCTCCGATCGGGTGTTGATGATGACCAACGGCCCGGCGGCCACCGTCGGGGAGATCCTGCGCGTGGACCTGCCGCGCCCACGTAACCGGGTGCAGCTGGCCGATGACAGTCGCTATCACCACATGCGTCAGCAGATCCTGCATTTCCTCTACGAAAAGCAGCCGAAAGCGGCGTAG
- the nirB gene encoding nitrite reductase large subunit NirB, protein MRLVIIGNGMAATRLIAALTGRAPDRFAITVIGDEPEHAYNRIQLSPVLGGEKAAAGICLQDDDWYQARGVTVLRGEKAIAMNVDTREVQTTARTLGWDALVFAIGSTPFIPPIPGCDAPHVFTFRTLEDTRAIQAIAGPAVVLGGGVLGVETAAALARSGDNVTLVHRGPWLMEQQLDQQAGMLLEEALAARGVRCEFASGITAISENSVTLLNGRSVAAARVVLATGVQPNAALAQASGIRCARGIVVDHQMQTSVPDVYAIGECCEIDGQTFGLVAPCLAHADILAARLAGDVTAPFVLTDSGVRLKVTGVALFSLGRAAEQEGDVVWSAWDPLTRHYRRLLIHQGALAGVLLMGDCRSAATFTDLLATAAPAHADWLFDRFTTQPQVAGQNAMTKPTLVVVGHGMVGHHFLEDCVNRNLHQQYQIVVFGEERYAAYDRVHLSEYFGGRSAESLSLVDGDFFADNGIELRLSQQIVAIDRDAHVVRTASGHETHWDKLVLATGSYPFVPPVSGNDLPGCFVYRTLDDLDKIAAHAEGSRRGVVIGGGLLGLEAANALKQLGLETHVVEFAPNLMAVQLDNDGAAMLRKKIEALGVGVHTSKATTEIATADGGLVLRFADGEQLETDMVVFSAGIRPQDALARSSGLAVGERGGICIDDGCHTSDSDVLAIGECALWEGKIFGLVAPGYQMARVAAAALAGEEKTFTGADMSTKLKLLGVDVASFGDAHGRTPGALSYQWTHGPQQIYKKIVVSHDGKTLLGGVLVGDASEYATLVQMMLNGIALPKEPETLILPASSGSAPKALGVAALPEKAQICSCHNVSKGDICQAVSAGATDIGAVKQCTKAATGCGGCSALVKQVMEFQLAAQGVEVKKDICEHFPYSRQEIYHLVRVNHIRTFDQLISRYGQGHGCEICKPLVGSVLASCWNEYLLKPAHLPLQDTNDRYFANIQKDGTYSIVPRMPAGEVTADGLIAIGQIAKRYSLYSKITGGQRIDLFGATLEQLPEIWQALVEAGFETGHAYGKSLRTVKSCVGSTWCRYGVQDSTGLAVRLEHRYKGLRAPHKIKMAVSGCTRECAEAQSKDVGVIATDKGWNLYLCGNGGMKPRHADLFASDLDDETLIRTVDRFLMFYIRTADRLQRTSTWMDNLEGGLDYLREVILNDSLGIAHELEQEMIRVVETYQCEWQTTLNDPNRLALFRTAVNVAPSDESNRWQEICGIDDIPEQAGIAARLGRKPIALFRFGKTVYALDDREPGSSANVLSRGILGDAAGEPMVISPLYKQRIRLRDGCQVENGEPAVHAWPVKIENGKVWVGNDALVIRAEAS, encoded by the coding sequence ATGCGACTGGTCATTATCGGCAATGGCATGGCGGCTACGCGGCTGATTGCCGCGCTCACCGGGCGTGCCCCCGATCGTTTCGCTATCACCGTCATCGGTGACGAGCCGGAGCATGCCTATAACCGTATCCAGCTCTCGCCGGTGCTGGGCGGTGAAAAAGCGGCGGCGGGTATCTGTCTTCAGGATGACGACTGGTACCAGGCGCGCGGCGTGACGGTGCTGCGGGGCGAAAAGGCGATCGCCATGAACGTGGACACGCGCGAAGTGCAAACCACCGCCCGCACGCTGGGTTGGGATGCGCTGGTGTTCGCCATCGGGTCAACGCCCTTTATTCCGCCAATTCCCGGCTGCGATGCACCGCATGTCTTCACGTTCCGCACCCTGGAGGATACCCGGGCCATTCAGGCGATCGCCGGTCCGGCGGTGGTGCTGGGCGGCGGCGTGCTCGGGGTTGAGACGGCGGCAGCCCTGGCGCGTTCAGGTGACAACGTCACGCTTGTTCATCGCGGTCCGTGGCTGATGGAGCAGCAGCTGGACCAGCAGGCGGGCATGCTGCTCGAAGAGGCGCTGGCGGCGCGGGGCGTGCGCTGTGAGTTCGCCTCTGGCATTACAGCGATAAGCGAAAATAGCGTGACGCTGCTCAACGGGCGCAGCGTCGCCGCCGCTCGCGTGGTGCTGGCGACCGGCGTGCAGCCTAACGCTGCGCTGGCGCAGGCCAGCGGCATTCGCTGCGCGCGCGGCATCGTGGTGGATCACCAGATGCAAACCTCCGTGCCGGACGTCTACGCCATTGGCGAGTGCTGCGAAATTGACGGCCAGACGTTTGGCCTCGTCGCCCCCTGTCTGGCGCATGCGGATATCCTCGCCGCGCGGCTGGCCGGGGACGTCACCGCGCCGTTTGTCCTGACCGACAGCGGCGTGCGCCTCAAGGTGACCGGCGTGGCGCTGTTCAGCCTCGGTCGCGCGGCAGAGCAGGAGGGCGACGTGGTCTGGAGCGCATGGGATCCGCTGACCCGCCACTATCGTCGTTTACTGATCCATCAGGGGGCGCTGGCTGGCGTGCTGCTGATGGGGGACTGCCGCAGCGCGGCAACATTTACCGATTTACTGGCAACGGCTGCGCCCGCCCACGCGGACTGGCTGTTCGATCGTTTCACTACGCAACCGCAGGTTGCAGGACAGAACGCTATGACAAAACCTACTCTGGTGGTGGTTGGACACGGTATGGTCGGCCATCATTTCCTCGAAGACTGCGTTAACCGCAATCTGCATCAGCAGTATCAGATCGTTGTCTTTGGCGAGGAGCGCTATGCCGCCTACGACCGCGTGCATCTGTCGGAATATTTTGGCGGGCGCAGCGCGGAGTCTCTCTCGCTGGTGGACGGCGATTTCTTTGCCGACAACGGCATTGAGCTGCGCCTGTCGCAGCAGATTGTCGCAATCGATCGCGATGCGCATGTGGTACGTACCGCAAGCGGGCATGAAACCCACTGGGACAAGCTGGTGCTGGCGACCGGCTCATATCCGTTTGTCCCACCGGTGTCGGGCAACGATCTGCCGGGCTGTTTTGTTTACCGCACCCTTGACGATCTGGACAAGATTGCGGCGCATGCGGAGGGCTCACGCCGCGGCGTAGTGATTGGCGGCGGCCTGCTGGGGCTCGAGGCGGCGAATGCCCTGAAACAGCTCGGGCTGGAAACTCACGTAGTGGAGTTTGCGCCTAATCTGATGGCGGTCCAGCTCGACAACGACGGCGCGGCGATGCTGCGCAAGAAAATCGAGGCGCTGGGCGTCGGCGTCCACACCAGTAAAGCGACGACGGAGATCGCCACCGCGGACGGCGGGCTGGTGCTGCGCTTCGCCGATGGCGAACAGCTGGAAACGGACATGGTGGTCTTTTCTGCCGGCATTCGTCCGCAGGACGCATTGGCGCGCAGCAGCGGGCTGGCTGTCGGCGAACGCGGCGGGATCTGCATTGACGACGGCTGTCACACCTCCGATTCGGACGTGCTGGCCATTGGCGAGTGCGCCCTGTGGGAAGGGAAAATTTTCGGTCTGGTCGCGCCGGGTTATCAGATGGCGCGGGTGGCCGCCGCCGCGCTGGCGGGTGAGGAGAAAACCTTCACCGGGGCAGATATGAGCACCAAGCTCAAGCTGCTCGGCGTGGACGTGGCGTCCTTTGGCGATGCTCACGGGCGCACGCCGGGGGCGCTGAGCTACCAGTGGACGCACGGTCCGCAGCAAATCTACAAGAAAATCGTGGTCAGCCACGACGGTAAAACGCTTCTCGGCGGCGTGCTGGTGGGCGACGCCAGCGAATACGCCACGCTGGTGCAGATGATGCTTAACGGGATAGCTCTGCCAAAAGAGCCGGAAACGCTGATCTTACCTGCTTCGTCAGGCAGTGCGCCGAAAGCGCTCGGCGTGGCGGCGCTGCCGGAAAAGGCACAGATCTGTTCGTGCCATAACGTCAGCAAAGGCGATATCTGCCAGGCGGTGAGCGCGGGCGCTACGGATATCGGTGCCGTTAAGCAGTGCACTAAAGCGGCGACCGGCTGCGGGGGCTGCAGCGCGCTGGTGAAGCAGGTCATGGAGTTCCAGCTGGCGGCGCAGGGCGTGGAGGTGAAAAAGGACATCTGCGAGCACTTCCCGTACTCGCGCCAGGAGATTTACCACCTCGTGCGCGTCAACCATATCCGCACCTTTGACCAGCTCATCAGCCGCTACGGTCAGGGGCACGGGTGCGAAATTTGTAAGCCGCTGGTGGGGTCGGTGCTTGCCTCCTGCTGGAACGAGTATCTGCTGAAACCGGCACACCTGCCGCTGCAGGACACCAATGACCGCTACTTCGCCAATATCCAGAAGGACGGTACCTACTCCATCGTGCCGCGCATGCCCGCGGGGGAAGTGACCGCCGATGGGCTGATCGCCATCGGCCAGATTGCGAAACGCTACAGCCTGTACAGCAAAATCACCGGCGGCCAGCGTATCGACCTCTTCGGCGCCACCCTCGAACAGCTGCCGGAGATCTGGCAGGCGCTGGTGGAAGCTGGGTTTGAAACCGGGCACGCCTACGGGAAATCCCTGCGTACGGTGAAATCCTGCGTCGGGTCGACCTGGTGTCGCTACGGCGTGCAGGACTCCACCGGCCTCGCGGTCAGGCTCGAGCACCGCTACAAAGGCCTGCGAGCGCCGCACAAGATCAAAATGGCGGTCTCCGGCTGTACCCGCGAATGCGCCGAGGCGCAGAGTAAAGACGTGGGAGTCATCGCCACGGACAAAGGCTGGAATCTCTACCTGTGCGGCAACGGCGGGATGAAGCCGCGCCACGCGGACCTTTTCGCCAGCGATCTGGACGATGAAACGCTGATCCGAACCGTTGACCGTTTCCTGATGTTCTACATTCGTACGGCGGATCGCCTGCAGCGCACCAGCACCTGGATGGACAACCTGGAAGGCGGTCTCGACTATCTGCGGGAGGTGATCCTCAACGACAGCCTGGGCATCGCCCACGAGCTGGAGCAGGAGATGATCCGTGTGGTAGAGACGTATCAGTGCGAATGGCAAACCACGCTTAACGATCCCAACCGTCTGGCGCTGTTCCGCACCGCGGTGAACGTCGCGCCGTCGGATGAAAGCAATCGCTGGCAGGAAATCTGCGGCATCGACGATATCCCGGAGCAGGCGGGAATCGCCGCGCGGCTTGGGCGTAAGCCGATCGCGCTGTTCCGCTTTGGCAAAACCGTCTATGCACTTGACGATCGGGAGCCGGGCAGCAGCGCGAACGTGCTTTCACGCGGCATTCTTGGCGATGCGGCGGGGGAGCCGATGGTGATCTCTCCGCTCTACAAGCAGCGTATTCGCCTGCGCGACGGCTGTCAGGTGGAAAACGGCGAACCCGCGGTACACGCCTGGCCAGTCAAAATTGAGAACGGCAAAGTGTGGGTTGGAAATGATGCCCTGGTGATACGTGCGGAGGCCTCATGA